The nucleotide sequence GCGCGCTTCTTCTGTTTGCTGCCCCGAGACGGCATGCGGCCCCTCCCCATGATGCTTCCGCCGTCTCCGGCGTTCCCCGTCGGCCAAGTCTAGGGGACGCACTCTCGCGGCCCGCGCTGGGCGTCGTCCGAGAGTCCATACCGATCGTCCGGTTCTGCCGTAGAATAAGCATGTATTCCGGCGCGGCCGTAGCGGATTGGGGGCGCTGCGGCCGGGTCGGTACGGCTTCAGCGCGGAGTTGACGCAACACGCCGTCGACCGCCGCGGCCGGACGGCGTGTTGCGTCAACCCGATGGGCCAGCGAACCGGGGCTAGCGGATGAGGTCCGGCAGGCGGCGGAGTCGCTCGAATTCGGCGGCGGGCACGATGCCCGGCAACAGAACCGTCCACAGGTCGCGGACCCGCTCGAGCAGGTCCTTCCGTCGCGCGACCGTCTCCGACACCAGTTGAACGCCCGTGTACGCCGGGACGACAACGCTCGCCAGCATCCCCGGGTCGAGGTCCGGGCGCAGGTCGCCCTCGTCGACGGCCTGGCGGAACAGCGCTTCCGTCGTGCGCAGCCAGTCCTCGTACGGCTCGGTCACCGGCGGATCGAACATCGACACGTCGGTCGTGAGTCGAACGCCGGCCTGCACGACAGGATCGGTCAGCAGCTGGTGCGCGAGCACCGCGCTCAGCCGGACCATCGTCTCCAGCCCCGGAAGTCCCTGCTCGACGACCTCGGCCGCGGCGGCCATCGTGCGTCGGTGCTGCTCGGTGATG is from Leifsonia sp. 466MF and encodes:
- a CDS encoding ScbR family autoregulator-binding transcription factor, which produces MVKQERAQVTRGTIVSGAAAVFGRRGYGLASIADIAEESGVTKGALYFHFPSKDELARAVITEQHRRTMAAAAEVVEQGLPGLETMVRLSAVLAHQLLTDPVVQAGVRLTTDVSMFDPPVTEPYEDWLRTTEALFRQAVDEGDLRPDLDPGMLASVVVPAYTGVQLVSETVARRKDLLERVRDLWTVLLPGIVPAAEFERLRRLPDLIR